A single window of Vigna radiata var. radiata cultivar VC1973A chromosome 4, Vradiata_ver6, whole genome shotgun sequence DNA harbors:
- the LOC106758811 gene encoding DNA repair protein XRCC3 homolog yields the protein MRPENLLLLHHRSEKCTVGCPVLDRCLNGGVPCHSITEFVGESGSGKTQLCLQLALSAQLPSSHGGLSASSIFIHTEFHFPFRRLHQLSGAFRTSHPDLPDPCDRVFVRAVHSADELLHLIPTIETFLVYSRSRWRPVRIVVIDSIAALFRSDFENTGSDLRRRSSLFFGISGGLRRLAKRFGLAVVVTNQVVDFIGDGDVRVGNLSDGLYSSGRRVCPALGLAWAHCVNSRVFLSRDEDGPMRRRRMSVVFAPHLPHSSSQFLIKGEGVFGVEDIQPEPDKTV from the coding sequence ATGAGGCCAGAGAACCTTTTGCTACTGCACCACCGCAGCGAGAAGTGCACCGTGGGCTGTCCCGTACTGGATCGCTGCCTCAACGGTGGCGTTCCCTGCCACTCCATCACGGAGTTTGTTGGCGAGAGCGGTTCCGGCAAGACGCAGCTCTGCCTCCAACTCGCCCTCTCCGCCCAACTCCCCTCGTCCCACGGCGGCCTCTCCGCCTCCTCCATATTCATCCACACCGAGTTCCACTTCCCCTTCCGCCGCCTCCACCAACTCTCAGGCGCCTTCCGAACGTCGCACCCCGACCTTCCCGACCCCTGCGACCGCGTCTTTGTGCGCGCCGTCCACTCCGCGGACGAGCTCCTACACTTAATTCCAACCATCGAGACATTCCTTGTGTACTCTCGATCTCGGTGGCGGCCGGTCCGAATCGTCGTCATCGATTCCATCGCGGCTCTCTTCCGCTCCGATTTTGAGAACACCGGATCGGACCTCCGGCGCAGATCGTCGCTGTTCTTCGGAATCTCAGGCGGATTGCGGCGGTTGGCGAAGAGGTTTGGGCTGGCGGTGGTGGTGACGAATCAGGTTGTGGATTTTATTGGAGATGGTGATGTCAGGGTTGGGAATTTGAGTGATGGGCTTTACTCGTCGGGCCGGCGCGTCTGCCCTGCCTTGGGCCTGGCCTGGGCCCATTGTGTCAACTCGAGGGTGTTTTTATCGCGTGATGAGGATGGGCCTATGAGAAGGAGGAGAATGAGTGTTGTGTTCGCTCCTCATTTGCCGCATTCTTCTTCCCAGTTTCTTATAAAAGGAGAAGGCGTTTTTGGAGTTGAGGATATCCAGCCCGAACCAGACAAAACTGTTTGA
- the LOC106758079 gene encoding WUSCHEL-related homeobox 13, protein MVNVMEWQKQSWQPNGNAEMMYVKVMTDEQLETLRKQIAVYATICEQLIEMHKTISSHQDLAGIRLGNMYCDPLLGSSGHKIASRQRWTPTAMQLQILERIFDQGTGTPSKEKIKEITAELSQHGQISETNVYNWFQNRRARSKRKQQNVAPGVNAESEVETEVDSKDKKTKADDFWSQLNVSAGPSDNLGFQNHDDLPYLNENSDSNKPDSVFPSDGSLRSTRNFNHVPVFDGLLSNPGNGYLTGKIEAPENYDLYQPSDDFDMAG, encoded by the exons ATGGTGAACGTGATGGAGTGGCAGAAGCAGAGTTGGCAACCCAACGGTAACGCCGAAATGATGTACGTCAAAGTCATGACCGACGAACAACTCGAGACTCTCCGCAAGCAGATTGCGGTTTACGCAACAATCTGCGAGCAACTCATCGAGATGCACAAAACCATCTCTTCTCACCAAGATCTCGCAG GGATTAGACTGGGAAACATGTACTGCGATCCTTTGTTGGGGTCTAGTGGGCACAAAATAGCTTCGAGGCAGAGGTGGACTCCGACTGCTATGCAGCTTCAGATTCTGGAGCGGATATTTGATCAGGGAACTGGGACTCCCAGCAAGGAAAAGATTAAGGAGATCACTGCTGAGCTCAGCCAGCATGGCCAGATTTCTGAGACCAATGTTTATAACTGGTTTCAGAATAGGCGGGCTCGCTCCAAAAGAAAGCAACAGAATGTGGCACCCGGTGTTAATGCGGAATCGGAAGTAGAGACCGAGGTTGATTCCAAAGATAAGAAGACAAAGGCAGACGATTTTTGGTCCCAGCTCAATGTTTCTGCTGGGCCTTCTGATAATTTAGGTTTTCAGAACCATGATGATCTGCCGTACTTGAATGAGAATTCAGATTCAAACAAACCAGATTCTGTTTTCCCGTCTGATGGGAGTTTAAGATCCACTAGAAATTTCAACCATGTGCCTGTTTTCGATGGGCTGCTATCGAACCCCG GGAATGGTTATCTTACTGGAAAAATAGAAGCTCCTGAGAACTACGACTTATACCAGCCATCAGACGACTTCGACATGGCAGGCTGA
- the LOC106758501 gene encoding pentatricopeptide repeat-containing protein At2g39620, giving the protein MSMRLRMRMIIPRHSLQIHRFHHPQHVHSDAFVISPMTLHIPQYCNHNHYYFHLLRSCKHLNPLLEIHARLIVSEQCTLAQSTPESLILWNSLIRAYSRLRLFQEAIKLYHRMLCVGLEPDKYTFTFVLKACTGALDFHEGVAIHQDIACRELECDVFVGTGLVVMYSKMGRLDSARKVFDKMPTKDVASWNAMISGYSQSSNPCEAMGIFRRMQMAGVEPDSLSILNLAPAVCKLEDVRCCKAINCYVVRRRVLGVVSNSLIDMYSKCGEVNLARRIFDEMQVKDNVSWATMMAGYVHHGCFFEVLQLLDKMKEQSMKMNKVSVVNSLLAAAEMRDLEKGKDLHNYALHEGIMSDIVVATPIVSMYAKCGELKKAKELFLSLKGRDLVAWSAFLSALVQAGFPGEVLSIFQEMWHEGLKPDKTILKILVSACADISNAGLGKIVHCYTIKADMVSDISVATTLVSMYTRCELFMYAMALFNSMQYKDVVAWNTLINGFTKFGDPRLAFEMFHTLQLTGVQPDSGTMVSLVSACALLDDLHLGTCFHGNTIKTGFEPDVHVKVSLIDMYAKCGNLFSAENLFQLIKHVKDEVPWNVMIAGYLHNGGANEAICTFNQMKLESVRPNLVTFVIVLSAVSYLSMLKEAMAFHACIIRMGFISSSLVGNSLIDMYAKCGQLGYSEKCFHEMENKGTISWNAMLSGYAMHGQGELAIALFSLMQENHVHVDSLSYLSVLSACRHAGLIPEGKNIFHSMTEKHNLQPNMGHYACMVDLLGRAGLFDEVLSLINGMPTEPDAQVWGALLGACKVHSNVKLGEVALHHLLKLEPRNAVHYVVLSDIYAQCGRWVDARRTRSNMIDHGLRKIPGYSWVGAHKQGLSLSG; this is encoded by the coding sequence ATGTCAATGAGATTGAGAATGAGAATGATAATACCGAGACATTCACTTCAAATTCACAGATTCCATCACCCACAGCATGTTCATTCCGATGCCTTTGTAATTTCTCCAATGACTCTCCACATTCCACAATATTGCAACCATAATCACTACTACTTTCACCTTCTTCGTTCATGCAAACACTTGAACCCTTTGCTCGAAATCCATGCCCGTTTAATTGTCTCAGAACAATGCACTTTGGCTCAATCAACACCTGAATCACTGATTCTGTGGAACTCGTTGATCAGAGCCTATTCTAGACTCCGTTTATTCCAGGAAGCCATAAAATTGTATCATAGAATGTTATGTGTGGGACTTGAACCTGACAAGTACACATTCACCTTTGTTTTGAAGGCTTGCACTGGTGCTTTAGACTTCCATGAGGGTGTTGCCATTCACCAAGATATAGCTTGCAGGGAGTTAGAGTGTGATGTCTTTGTTGGGACTGGACTTGTTGTAATGTACTCTAAGATGGGTCGCTTGGACAGTGCAAgaaaggtgtttgataaaatgcccACGAAGGATGTTGCTTCCTGGAATGCAATGATTTCAGGGTATTCTCAGAGCTCAAACCCTTGTGAAGCAATGGGAATATTTCGGAGGATGCAGATGGCGGGTGTGGAACCTGATTCTCTGAGCATCTTGAACTTGGCTCCGGCTGTTTGTAAACTAGAGGATGTTCGTTGTTGCAAGGCTATAAATTGTTATGTGGTTAGGAGACGTGTATTGGGTGTGGTTTCTAATTCATTGATAGATATGTATTCTAAATGTGGTGAGGTAAATTTGGCTCGTCGGATATTTGACGAGATGCAGGTTAAAGATAATGTCTCGTGGGCAACGATGATGGCTGGATATGTGCATCATGGCTGTTTCTTTGAGGTGCTTCAATTACTTGATAAAATGAAAGAACAAAGTATGAAGATGAATAAGGTATCGGTTGTAAATTCCCTTTTAGCAGCTGCAGAGATGAGAGACCTAGAAAAAGGGAAGGACCTTCATAATTATGCTTTACATGAAGGGATAATGTCAGATATTGTTGTTGCTACTCCTATTGTGAGCATGTATGCAAAATGTGGTGAGTTGAAAAAAGCTAAAGAGTTGTTTCTGAGTCTTAAAGGAAGAGATTTGGTTGCTTGGTCTGCCTTTTTATCAGCTCTTGTCCAAGCAGGATTTCCTGGAGAAGTGTTGTCTATATTCCAAGAGATGTGGCATGAAGGTTTGAAACCAGATAAAACGATTCTGAAAATTCTTGTTTCTGCATGTGCAGACATTTCAAATGCAGGGTTAGGTAAGATTGTGCACTGCTACACTATTAAAGCAGACATGGTGTCTGATATTTCAGTTGCAACAACCCTTGTCTCTATGTACACTAGATGTGAATTATTTATGTATGCAATGGCGTTATTCAACAGCATGCAGTATAAAGATGTTGTGGCATGGAATACCTTGATAAATGGATTTACCAAATTTGGTGACCCACGTCTTGCCTTCGAAATGTTCCATACATTACAGTTAACTGGGGTTCAACCAGATAGTGGAACCATGGTGAGTTTGGTTTCAGCTTGTGCCCTTCTGGATGACCTACATCTAGGAACCTGCTTTCATGGAAATACTATAAAGACTGGTTTTGAACCTGACGTGCATGTAAAAGTTTCTCTAATAGACATGTATGCCAAATGCGGGAACCTTTTCTCAGCCGAAAACTTGTTTCAATTAATCAAGCATGTAAAGGATGAAGTACCTTGGAATGTGATGATTGCGGGGTACCTGCACAATGGAGGTGCTAATGAAGCAATTTGCACTTTTAATCAAATGAAATTAGAAAGTGTAAGGCCCAATTTAGTCACATTTGTGATCGTTCTTTCGGCCGTATCATATTTGTCAATGTTAAAAGAGGCCATGGCTTTTCATGCCTGCATAATCCGAATGGGATTCATATCTAGTAGCCTGGTCGGAAACAGTCTTATTGATATGTATGCTAAATGTGGACAACTCGGTTATTCGGAGAAATGCTTTCATGAGATGGAAAATAAAGGCACGATCTCGTGGAATGCAATGCTTTCAGGTTATGCAATGCATGGCCAAGGTGAACTTGCCATCGCACTTTTTTCACTTATGCAAGAGAACCATGTCCATGTTGATTCACTTTCCTACCTTAGTGTATTATCTGCCTGCAGACATGCTGGTTTAATTCCAGAAGGAAAGAACATTTTCCATTCCATGACTGAGAAGCACAATCTTCAACCCAACATGGGACACTATGCCTGCATGGTTGATCTTTTAGGCCGTGCTGGTTTATTTGACGAAGTTTTGAGTTTAATTAATGGAATGCCAACAGAACCCGATGCTCAGGTCTGGGGAGCCCTCCTGGGAGCATGTAAAGTGCATTCCAATGTGAAGTTAGGAGAGGTTGCCCTTCATCACCTCCTTAAACTTGAACCAAGAAACGCGGTTCATTATGTAGTTTTGTCAGATATATATGCTCAATGTGGTAGGTGGGTCGATGCCAGGAGAACAAGATCAAACATGATCGACCATGGATTGAGGAAAATTCCCGGATATAGTTGGGTTGGAGCTCATAAGCAAGGACTATCCCTTTCTGGATAG